A stretch of Eulemur rufifrons isolate Redbay chromosome 5, OSU_ERuf_1, whole genome shotgun sequence DNA encodes these proteins:
- the LOC138383426 gene encoding small ribosomal subunit protein eS27-like, giving the protein MPLAKDLLHPSPEEEKRKHKKKRLVQSPNSYFMDVKCPGCYKVTTVFSHAQTVVCCVVHGLLCLCVGCSTVLCQPTGGKARLAEGCSFRRRQH; this is encoded by the coding sequence ATGCCTCTCGCAAAGGATCTCCTTCATCCCTCtccagaagaggagaagaggaaacaCAAGAAGAAGCGCCTGGTGCAGAGCCCAAATTCCTACTTCATGGATGTGAAATGCCCAGGATGCTATAAAGTCACCACAGTGTTTAGCCATGCACAAACAGTAGTGTGTTGTGTTGTGCATGGCttgttgtgtttgtgtgttggtTGCTCTACTGTCCTCTGCCAGCCCACAGGAGGAAAAGCAAGGCTTGCAGAAGGATGTTCCTTCAGAAGGAGGCAGCACTAA